In one window of Camarhynchus parvulus chromosome 18, STF_HiC, whole genome shotgun sequence DNA:
- the LOC115911262 gene encoding melanin-concentrating hormone receptor 1-like, with protein MAPGNSSRNFSAPEAQNGSVAEKTAPHTNVIMPSLFSIICFLGIMGNLIVIFTIVKKKKLRCKQTVPDIFIFNLSIVDLLFLLGMPFLIHQLLGNGSWYFGAPLCTIITALDTNSQITSTNILTVMTLDRYLATVYPLKSTYIRTPCVAALVICLVWLLSFLTIIPVWMYAGLMPLEDGTVRCALLLPNPETDIYWFTLYQFMLAFAVPLVIICVVYFKILQHMATTVVPLPQRSLRVRTKKVTRMAVAICSAFFICWAPFYILQLVHLGIDTPSMAFFYAYNFAISLGYANSCLNPFLYIALSETFKRQFLVAIRPAKEPCCNSSSANNNSMTEASVCLKLAPESTQQTQFQEDFSPRSLPVTVAVH; from the exons ATGGCCCCCGGCAACTCTTCCCGCAACTTCTCGGCGCCGGAGGCTCAGAACGGCTCAG TAGCAGAGAAGACAGCACCACACACCAATGTGATCATGCCCAGTCTCTTCAGCATCATCTGCTTCCTGGGCATCATGGGGAACCTCATTGTGATCTTCACTATCGTCAAGAAGAAGAAGCTGAGGTGCAAGCAGACCGTGCCTGATATTTTCATCTTCAACCTCTCCATCGTGgacctcctcttcctcttggGCATGCCCTTCCTCATCCACCAACTCTTAGGCAACGGCTCGTGGTACTTTGGAGCTCCCCTGTGCACCATCATCACCGCCCTGGACACAAACAGCCAGATCACCAGCACCAACATCCTCACAGTGATGACACTGGACCGTTACCTGGCCACCGTGTACCCCCTCAAGTCCACCTACATCCGGACGCCGTGTGTGGCTGCTCTGGTCATCTGCCTGGTGTGGCTCCTGTCCTTCCTGACCATCATCCCCGTGTGGATGTACGCAGGTCTCATGCCCCTGGAGGACGGGACCGTGCgctgtgctctcctgctccccaaCCCAGAGACTGACATCTACTGGTTCACCCTCTACCAGTTCATGCTGGCCTTTGCTGTGCCCTTGGTCATCATCTGCGTGGTCTATTTCAAGATCCTCCAGCACATGGCCACCACCGTGGTGCCGCTGCCCCAGAGGAGTCTCCGGGTGCGTACCAAGAAGGTCACCCGAATGGCAGTCGCCATCTgttctgccttttttatttgctgGGCTCCCTTCTACATCCTCCAGCTCGTTCACCTGGGCATTGACACCCCATCCATGGCCTTCTTTTACGCCTACAACTTTGCCATTAGCTTGGGCTACGCCAACAGCTGCCTCAACCCCTTCCTCTACATCGCCCTCAGCGAGACCTTCAAGCGCCAGTTCTTGGTGGCCATTCGCCCTGCCAAAGAGCCCTGTtgcaacagcagctctgccaacaACAACAGCATGACAGAGGCCAGCGTGTGCCTGAAGCTGGCGCCAGAATCCACCCAGCAGACTCAGTTCCAGGAGGACTTTTCCCCACGCTCGCTGCCGGTGACTGTGGCTGTTCACTAG